From a single Streptobacillus felis genomic region:
- a CDS encoding gamma-glutamyl-gamma-aminobutyrate hydrolase family protein, translating to MKNVLIGITSSLRYENEGVFSGLGETYISEGYINSIIKSNATPIVLPVNDEIDIIKKYAEMIDGLLVTGGYDVTPLYYGQEPHKLLGATLQKRDEFEIRLIKEVFKLGKPILGICRGLQLINVVFGGTLYQDISLHKNEVIQHTQKTRFNLPSHKINLNGILEKIYEKNEIFVNSYHHQAIDKLAPDFEIIATANDGIIEGIKYGNVLAVQWHPEVLDNSKPIFDLFVKSCK from the coding sequence ATGAAAAATGTATTAATAGGTATTACAAGCAGTTTAAGATATGAAAATGAAGGAGTATTCTCTGGATTAGGTGAAACATATATTTCCGAAGGATATATTAATAGTATAATTAAGTCTAATGCTACTCCTATAGTATTACCAGTAAATGATGAAATAGATATTATTAAAAAGTATGCTGAAATGATAGACGGGTTATTAGTTACAGGAGGTTATGATGTAACCCCACTATATTATGGTCAAGAGCCACATAAATTATTAGGTGCTACTTTACAAAAAAGAGATGAATTTGAAATCAGACTTATAAAGGAAGTTTTTAAATTAGGTAAACCTATACTTGGTATTTGTAGAGGTCTACAACTTATTAATGTTGTCTTTGGTGGTACTCTTTATCAGGATATTTCATTACATAAAAACGAAGTTATACAACATACTCAAAAAACAAGATTTAATTTGCCTAGTCACAAGATAAATTTAAATGGTATACTTGAAAAAATATATGAAAAAAACGAGATATTTGTTAACTCATATCATCATCAAGCCATAGATAAACTAGCACCTGATTTTGAAATCATTGCAACTGCAAATGATGGTATAATTGAGGGTATAAAATATGGAAATGTTTTAGCCGTTCAATGGCATCCTGAAGTATTAGATAATTCAAAACCAATATTTGATTTATTCGTTAAATCTTGTAAATAG
- a CDS encoding DUF2147 domain-containing protein produces MKRFFYFLTVMLLPIFSMAAKEYAFGRWITETSSESNRIIVDIYEKNNKVYGKIYQLTERFDDKGKLKKDVNNPDKSKQSRTLEGIDFVSGFTYNESKDMYEKGKIYDPSTGKTYDCYMFLQENGTLKVRGHLPGVTLIGKTQVWKRYK; encoded by the coding sequence ATGAAAAGATTTTTTTATTTTTTAACAGTAATGTTATTGCCAATTTTTTCTATGGCAGCTAAGGAATATGCATTCGGTAGATGGATTACTGAAACAAGTTCTGAAAGCAATAGAATAATTGTTGACATATATGAGAAAAATAATAAAGTGTACGGAAAAATTTATCAATTAACAGAAAGATTCGATGATAAAGGGAAATTAAAAAAAGATGTTAATAACCCTGATAAATCAAAACAATCTAGAACTTTAGAAGGAATAGATTTTGTAAGTGGTTTCACATATAACGAATCTAAAGACATGTATGAAAAAGGAAAAATTTATGATCCATCTACAGGTAAAACATATGATTGCTATATGTTCTTACAAGAAAATGGAACATTAAAAGTTAGAGGGCATTTACCTGGTGTAACTTTAATAGGTAAAACTCAAGTATGGAAAAGATACAAATAA